Below is a window of Pseudomonas eucalypticola DNA.
TTCGCAGAAGCAGGTGTCGGCCATGACGATCATTTCCGGCACAGCGTCCTTGGCGATGCGCGCCATGCGCGACACCAGGCCATTTTCCTGCCAGGTGTCGCTGCCGTCGGCGTCCAGCTTGTGGGACACGCCGAAGGTCATCACCGACTTGATGCCGGCACGGGCGTAGCGCTCGATCTCGCCAGCCAGTTTCGATTCGGGGATACGCATTACCCCCGGCATGCTGGTGATAGGCACGAAGTCATCGATTTCTTCCTCGACGAAAATCGGCAGCACCAGGTCGTCCAGGCTGAACTCGGTTTCCTGGAACAGCGAACGGAGGTTCTCGGAACGCCGCAGGCGCCGCGGACGAACTAGAGGGAACTGGGACATCGTGATTCCTGTGTTGAACATGACAATTCAGTGCGTCAGATTATGCCTGTCCGGCGTTCAGGACAAATCAGCTTTGACAATGCATTCTTGCAACGAGTGTAACAGTGCCGATTCAGGCACCCAAACCTATAAGGAATACCGTGATGGCCAAGCTGCGCGTAGGGGTGATATTCGGAGGCCGCTCGGCCGAACATGAGGTGTCATTGCAGTCGGCGCGCAACATCGTCGATGCACTGGACCGCGAACGCTTCGAGCCGGTGCTGATCGGCATCGACAAGGACGGCCAATGGCACCTGAACGACGCTGGCGACTACCTGCTCAACCAGGATGACCCAGCATTGATCGCCCTCAACCGTTCCAACCGCGAGCTGGCGCTGGTGCCTGGCAAGGCCGAGCGTCAACTGGTGGAAACCGGCGCGTCGCCCTTGGCCCACATCGACGTGATCTTCCCGGTGGTGCACGGCACCCAGGGCGAGGATGGCTGCTTGCAAGGGCTGCTGCGCATGGCCGATCTGCCGTTCGTGGGCTCCGATGTGCTGGCCTCGGCGGTGTGCATGGACAAGGACGTCAGCAAGCGCTTGCTGCGCGACGCCGGGCTGGCCATTACCCCCTTCATCAGCCTCAACCGCGCCACTGCCCGGCGGCGTGACTTTGCCCAGGTGCAGGCCGAACTGGGCCTGCCGCTGTTCGTCAAGCCGGCCAACCTGGGCTCCTCGGTGGGGGTCAGCAAGGTCGAGGACGAGGCCGCCTATTGGCAAGCGCTGGACCTGGCCCTGGCCTATGACGACAAGGTGCTGGTCGAGGCCGCCGTGCACGGACGTGAAATCGAATGCGCCGTGCTGGGCAATGACCAGCCGATTGCCAGCGGCTGTGGCGAGATCGTGGTCAAGGGCGGCTTCTATTCCTATGACAGCAAATACATCGACGCCGACGCGGCGCAAGTGCTGGTACCGGCCGCTATCGCCCCGGCAGCCAGCGACCGCGTGCGCGCATTGGCCATCGAGGCCTTCCAGGTACTAGGCTGCAGCGGGCTGGCGCGGGTGGACGTGTTTCTCAAGGACAGCGGTGAAGTGATCATCAACGAGCTGAACACCCTGCCCGGCTTTACCCACATCAGCATGTATCCGCAGCTGTGGCTGGCGGCGGGGCTGACCTATACCGAACTGGTGAGCCGGCTGATCGACCTGGCGCTGGAGCGCCATGCTCAGCGCAGCAACCTGAAGGCTACCCGAAGCTAGGGAGCAGCGGGCCTGGCTCCGTCACGCACCGGCCGTTCAGAGCACCTGCTGGTCGGTGATCATCGATTGCACGATGAAGTCTTTCTGCGCGGGGGTCAGGGTGTCCCAGATGTGGGTTTTGCCGTACAGGCCCAGGCCGCCGATGATGTAGATCACCAGCGCGCAGATGATAGCGATGGAGGTGGCGGTCCAGCGGCCTTCGTCTTCATCGGCGTGGGTGCCTTGCAACTCGGCCCGTGGGCTGACCGAGGTACCACTGAACAGGCGGCGAAACATTTGCAACAGGAAAAGCAGGACCAGGCGCAGCATGGGTAGGGGTCTCTCTAAAAGGTACAGGGATGCGCAGTCCGTGCGCGACTGTGAATCAAAAAGCGGAAACGAAAAAGCCCGTCGCATGGACGGGCTTTTTTATAAGAAGTAAGGAGGCTGGCTCCTGCGGCTCGTTGGCCGAATGCCGGTGATTTTACATGTACCGTTTGGTTAATTCCACTATTGATAGCAAGCAAACGATAAACGGTCAGTCATCGTACAACCCTACCTGAGAGGCGCATGATCTCAAGGGCACTTGATATCCCGTGGGGGCGCCGAGCCCTTGGCCGGGAAGCGCCGCGCGGGCGGCGCACGGTCTAAAGGGCGCTGGAGAAACCCAAGCCATGCACCTGGCGGCCCTGATCCAATCTTCAGGCGAAAAACCAAGGCGGTCAAGGCAATCCCCCAGACATAACTGGCCCGAAACAGATGTGGGACCGGCCTTGGCCGGGAAGCGCCGCGCGGGCGGCGCTCGATCTCAAGGGCGCCATAAAAGCGTCGACTAGCGCTTGGTGGCCATGGTGAGATCTCTAGCGGGCCTCTAAAAGCTCGTCATGAAACCGCATCATGGCCTCTAGGGGCATGGCTTGGGTTTCCCCGGCGCCCTGGAGACCGTGCGCCGCCCGCGCGGCGCTTCCCGGGCAAGCCCGGTCCCACGTTTGTTTCGGGCCAGTTATGCCTGTGGGATTGCCTGGTCCGCCTTGTTTTTCCGGCTTGAAACCGCATCATGGCCTCTGGGTGCATGGCTTGGGTTTCTCCAGCGCCTGGAGACCGTGCGCCGCCCGCGCGGCGCTTCCCGGCCAAGGGCTCGGCGCCCCCACCGGCCCCACATCTGTTTCGGGCCAGTTATGCCTGTGGGATTGCCTGGACCGCCTTGTTTTTCCGGCTTGAGACCGCATCATGGCCTCTGGGTGCATGGCTTGGGTTTCTCCAGCACCCTTTAGACCGTGCGCCGCCCGCGCGGCGCTTCCCAGGCAAGGGCTCGGCGCCCCCCCCCGGTCCCACATCCGTTTCGGGCCAGCTATGTCTGTGCCATTGCCTGGTCCGCCTACTGGTTCGTCTTGCGATCGCGAGGCCACATCACCCGCGCCGCGTTGCCTCCAGGGTGTCCACCAGCCGCGTCCAGTCGAACGGCAGCGTATCGGCATAGGTCAAGCCCTGCTCCGCCATACGCTCCACCAGTCCGCGCTGCGTGGCGACGATGGCCTGGCTCATGTGCGGCGTGACCCCGACGTCGGCGGCGGTCTTGGCCACTTCTTCCATTTCCTCGGCACGCCGGCGGCCATGTTCAGCCACGCGGCTGACCAGGTAATGCGGGAGCTCTGCGTCCCAGCCCATGCTCGGGAAGCTCTTGTGCAGCGAGGCCAGCACGGCGTCTTCGGCACCGTATTGGCGGGCAGTGGCCAGGCATTCGGTGGTCAGCGCTTCCAGGCCCTTGATCATCACGCTGCGACACATCTTGATGGCCGAGGCCACACCGATGTCGTCCGCCACCACGCGGACATTGAAGCCCAGCGGTGTGAGCCAGGCCGCGACCTGCTGGGCGGGCTCTCCGCCCAGCAGTATCGGCGTCTGCAAGCGCTGTGGCGGCACAGGGGCCATGACAGCGGCGTCCAGGTATCGCCCACCGGCAGCGTTCACCGCGCGGCACGCCGCACGCTTGGTATTGGGCGCCACCGAGTTGATGTCCATGAACACTTGTTCAGGCGTCATCAGGGTGGCGACCTCTTCGGCCACGCCCAGGGCGGAACCCGCGGTGACCGCGCTGATCACCAGGTCGGTCCCGGCCACCGCCGCGGCCGCGGTGGCGCACAGCTCGACCCCCGAAGCGGCGGCTTTGGCGCGCAGTTGCTCGCCCAGGCGGTCATAGGCCCTGACTTCCAGGCCCTGGGCAGCCAGGTCGTGGCCAAGGATACCGCCGGCTTCGCCGAAACCGATCAATGCGATGCGAAGGCTGTGGTTTGTCATTTTGAGCTCTCTGGCAAGGTGGCAAGCGGCGCCGCAGGGGCGCGGTCAGGGGAAGCAAGGTAGGCGTCGAAACGCTGACGATCGAAGAGTTTTTCCCAGCGGCAGATCACGAATACCGCCACGCTGTTACCGATGACGTTGGTCGTGGAGGTGGCGATGGCCAGTACTCGGTCGATGCCGAACAACAGCCCCACAGCGCCCATGGGCAGCACGCGTACCGTCTGCAGGGTGGCCGCCAATTTGATCACCGCGCCCCCCGCCGACCCGGCCCCACCCTTGGACGTGAGCAGCATCACCCCCAACAGGCTGAGCTGCTGGCCCAGGGACAATGAGGTGTCCGTGGCCTGGGCCAGGAAGCCCAACCCGCACGCCATGTACAGGCAGGCCCCGTCGATATTGAAGCTGTAGCCGGCGGGCAGCACAAAACCCACCACCGCCTCGTCGCAACCCGCGCGCTTGAGCTTGTCCACCAGGCGCGGAAACGCTGCTTCGCTGGACGCGGTGCCCATGGCGATGATCGCCTCGTCCTTGATCACGCGCAGGATCTTGAGCAGCGAAAACCCTGCCAGCGCTGCCACGCTGCCCAGGATCAGGAAGATGAAGATCAGCACACTGGCGTAATAGGTGAGGATGTAGCGCAGCAGGTACAGCAGGGTCGAATGCCCGTAACTGCCCACCGCGGCGGCCATGGCCCCGAACGCGCCCAGGGGCGAGAGGCGCATGATGTAGCCGAGCAATTTGAAAATGACGGTCTGGCCCTCGTTGAGCAAGCGCATGCCCACCCAATCGGGCTTGGCGCACTGGGCCAGCGCCACGCCCACCAGCAGCGAGACGAACAGGACCGGGAGAATCTCGCCGTCGACGAACGCGCTGCCCAGGGTGCGCGGAATGATCGACAGCATGAAGTGGCTCAGGCTGAAGCTGTCGGCCGCCAATGCCGCGCTCTGCCCCGCCGCCTCGCCGGTGAGGGTATCGGCCATGTGCAGGTGCAGGCCATCACCGGGGCGTATCAGCGACACCACCACGAACCCGGTGAGCATGGCCAAGGTACTGACCACCTCGAAGTACAGCAGGGTCTTGATGCCGATGCGGCCCAGGCGGCGGAAATCGCCGATGTGGGCGATGCCGTGGACCACGGTAAAGAAAATGATCGGCCCCAGCAGCATCTTCAGCAAGGCGATGAAGGCGGTGCCCAGGGGTTTCATCTGCACGGCGACGTCTGGCGCCAGCAGGCCCAGGGCGATGGCCAGTGCCATGGCGATCAGCACCTGGATATACAACTTGCCAAGCCATTTCATGGCGGCTCCTCGTTTGTTGTTTTTATTGCATTGGAGAGTCGCATGGGTGGACGAAGGCGAAAAATGCATTCGTTTGTGGGTGCCATGCCTTTTGTTTATGGAAAAGCAGGGCTGGACGCAATCATATTATACTCATAATATTATGATCATCAGCCCATCCATGGACACCCGCCATGACCAACCTCGCCGTCGATACGCCCGTCACCCCTGCCCCCACCCACACCCGCAAGCGCTGGCTGTTGGCCTTGGGAGCACTCGCGGCGCTGGCACTGCTGGCCTGGTTGGGCGGGCACTGGTGGCTGACCGGGCGTTTCGTGCAAAGCACCGATGATGCGTACATCGGTGCCGACACCACGGTGGTCGGGCCCAAAGTCTCAGGCTATATCGCCCAGGTGGCCGTCACCGACAACCAGCGGGTCAAGGCCGGCGACCTGCTGGTGAAAATCGATGACCGGGACTACCGCGCTGCCTTGGCCAAGGCCCAGGGTGCGGTGGCCGCGCAGCAGGCGCTGCTGGCCAACCTGGACGCCACCGAGCGTTTGCAGCAAGCGGTGATCGACCAGGCCAGCGCCGGCATCACCGTGGCGGCGGCCGAACAGGTGCGCTCGCGCAACGACAACCTGCGCTACCAGACCCTGTCCAAAACCTCGGCCGTGTCCCTGCAGGACGCCCAGCAAGTGGACGCCACCTTCAAGACCGCCCAGGCCAACAGCGCCCGCGCCCAGGCCCAACTGCTGGCCGCGCAACGCCAGGTGCAAGTGATCGACACCCAGAAACAACAGGCCCGTGCCGCGCTGCAGCAGGCTGACGCCGACCTGGACATGGCCCGCCTGAACCTGGGCTACACGGAGCTGCGCGCACCGGTTGACGGCGTCGTGGGCAACCGCCGTGCGCGGGTTGGCGCCTATGCCGCGGCCGGCACCCAGCTGCTGGCGGTGGTACCGGCCAACGGCCTGTGGGTAGATGCCAACTTCAAGGAGGACCAGTTGGCCGCCATGCAGGCCGGCCAACGCGTGGAGGTGCGCGCCGACATACTGCCCGGCAAGGTCTTCCACGGCCACCTGGACAGCCTGGCGCCCGCCACCGGCGCGCAGTTCAGCGTGCTGCCACCGGAGAACGCCACCGGCAACTTCACCAAGATCGTCCAGCGCGTGCCGGTGCGTATTGTGCTGGACCCCGTGGACGGCCAACTGGGGCAATTGCGCCCCGGGTTATCGGTGACGGCTGAGGTCGACACCCGCGAGGCCGTGGACACGCAGCAGGCACAGGCCAGCGCCCCATGAGCCGCGCCCTGCCCTTCGACGCCGCCTCGATGCCCACCGGGCAAAAAGTCTTCGCCTTCGCCGCCATGTGCGTGGGCATGTTCATCGCCTTGCTGGACATCCAGATCGTTTCTGCCTCACTGCGTGACATCGGTGGCGGGCTGTCGGCCGGCGCCGACGAAACAGCCTGGGTGCAGACCAGTTACCTGATCGCCGAAATCGTCGTTATTCCGCTGTCGGGCTGGTTGTCACGGGTATTTTCCACCCGCTGGCTGTTCTGTGCCTCGGCGGTGGGTTTTACCCTGTCGAGCCTGCTGTGCGGCATGGCCTGGAATATCCAGAGCATGATCGCCTTCCGCGCCTTGCAGGGGTTTCTCGGGGGGTCGATGATCCCGCTGGTGTTCACCACCGCCTTTTTTTTCTTCACTGGCAAACAGAAGGTCATCGCCGCTGCCACCATCGGAGCCATCGCCTCCCTGGCCCCTACCCTGGGCCCGACCATCGGCGGGTGGATCACCGACCACTACTCCTGGCATTGGCTGTTCTACATCAACCTGGTGCCCGGCCTCTTCGTCGCCGTGGCCGTACCGGTATTGGTACGCATCGACGAACCGGACCTGCGCCTGCTCAAGGGCGCCGACTACCTGAGCATGGTGTTCATGGCGCTGTTCCTCGGCTGCCTGGAATACACCCTGGAGGAAGGCCCCCGATGGAACTGGTTCAGCGACAGCACCATCCTGGTGACCGCCTGGGTGTCGGGCCTGGCGGCCTTGGCGTTCATTGGTCGCACCCTGACGGTGAGCAACCCGGTGGTGGACCTGCGGGCCCTGGGTGAGCGCAATTTTGCCCTGGGCTGCTTTTTCTCGTTCGTCACCGGCATCGGCCTGTTCGCCACCATTTACCTGACCCCGCTGTTTCTGGGCCGGGTGCGCGGCTACAGCGCGCTGGACATTGGCCTGGCGGTATTCTCGACCGGGGTGTTCCAGATCCTGTCGATTCCGTTGTACGCCTTCCTGGCCAACCGCGTGGACCTGCGCTGGA
It encodes the following:
- a CDS encoding DHA2 family efflux MFS transporter permease subunit; protein product: MSRALPFDAASMPTGQKVFAFAAMCVGMFIALLDIQIVSASLRDIGGGLSAGADETAWVQTSYLIAEIVVIPLSGWLSRVFSTRWLFCASAVGFTLSSLLCGMAWNIQSMIAFRALQGFLGGSMIPLVFTTAFFFFTGKQKVIAAATIGAIASLAPTLGPTIGGWITDHYSWHWLFYINLVPGLFVAVAVPVLVRIDEPDLRLLKGADYLSMVFMALFLGCLEYTLEEGPRWNWFSDSTILVTAWVSGLAALAFIGRTLTVSNPVVDLRALGERNFALGCFFSFVTGIGLFATIYLTPLFLGRVRGYSALDIGLAVFSTGVFQILSIPLYAFLANRVDLRWIMMTGLALFALSMWDFSPITHDWGARELLLPQALRGMAQQLAVPPTVTLTLGALAQSRLKQASGLFNLMRNLGGAIGIAACATLLNDRTNLHFTRLAEHLNSANENLNQWLNQVGSSLGQMGLDGNAAALRQLWNLTYREAQTQTYADAFLAIMVCFVVATAMVPLMRKVAPPAAPSADAH
- the ddlA gene encoding D-alanine--D-alanine ligase, whose translation is MAKLRVGVIFGGRSAEHEVSLQSARNIVDALDRERFEPVLIGIDKDGQWHLNDAGDYLLNQDDPALIALNRSNRELALVPGKAERQLVETGASPLAHIDVIFPVVHGTQGEDGCLQGLLRMADLPFVGSDVLASAVCMDKDVSKRLLRDAGLAITPFISLNRATARRRDFAQVQAELGLPLFVKPANLGSSVGVSKVEDEAAYWQALDLALAYDDKVLVEAAVHGREIECAVLGNDQPIASGCGEIVVKGGFYSYDSKYIDADAAQVLVPAAIAPAASDRVRALAIEAFQVLGCSGLARVDVFLKDSGEVIINELNTLPGFTHISMYPQLWLAAGLTYTELVSRLIDLALERHAQRSNLKATRS
- a CDS encoding cation:dicarboxylate symporter family transporter, encoding MKWLGKLYIQVLIAMALAIALGLLAPDVAVQMKPLGTAFIALLKMLLGPIIFFTVVHGIAHIGDFRRLGRIGIKTLLYFEVVSTLAMLTGFVVVSLIRPGDGLHLHMADTLTGEAAGQSAALAADSFSLSHFMLSIIPRTLGSAFVDGEILPVLFVSLLVGVALAQCAKPDWVGMRLLNEGQTVIFKLLGYIMRLSPLGAFGAMAAAVGSYGHSTLLYLLRYILTYYASVLIFIFLILGSVAALAGFSLLKILRVIKDEAIIAMGTASSEAAFPRLVDKLKRAGCDEAVVGFVLPAGYSFNIDGACLYMACGLGFLAQATDTSLSLGQQLSLLGVMLLTSKGGAGSAGGAVIKLAATLQTVRVLPMGAVGLLFGIDRVLAIATSTTNVIGNSVAVFVICRWEKLFDRQRFDAYLASPDRAPAAPLATLPESSK
- a CDS encoding HlyD family secretion protein — protein: MTNLAVDTPVTPAPTHTRKRWLLALGALAALALLAWLGGHWWLTGRFVQSTDDAYIGADTTVVGPKVSGYIAQVAVTDNQRVKAGDLLVKIDDRDYRAALAKAQGAVAAQQALLANLDATERLQQAVIDQASAGITVAAAEQVRSRNDNLRYQTLSKTSAVSLQDAQQVDATFKTAQANSARAQAQLLAAQRQVQVIDTQKQQARAALQQADADLDMARLNLGYTELRAPVDGVVGNRRARVGAYAAAGTQLLAVVPANGLWVDANFKEDQLAAMQAGQRVEVRADILPGKVFHGHLDSLAPATGAQFSVLPPENATGNFTKIVQRVPVRIVLDPVDGQLGQLRPGLSVTAEVDTREAVDTQQAQASAP
- a CDS encoding NAD(P)-dependent oxidoreductase, with the translated sequence MTNHSLRIALIGFGEAGGILGHDLAAQGLEVRAYDRLGEQLRAKAAASGVELCATAAAAVAGTDLVISAVTAGSALGVAEEVATLMTPEQVFMDINSVAPNTKRAACRAVNAAGGRYLDAAVMAPVPPQRLQTPILLGGEPAQQVAAWLTPLGFNVRVVADDIGVASAIKMCRSVMIKGLEALTTECLATARQYGAEDAVLASLHKSFPSMGWDAELPHYLVSRVAEHGRRRAEEMEEVAKTAADVGVTPHMSQAIVATQRGLVERMAEQGLTYADTLPFDWTRLVDTLEATRRG